In Prinia subflava isolate CZ2003 ecotype Zambia chromosome 1, Cam_Psub_1.2, whole genome shotgun sequence, the DNA window CCTTTAAAAGAATCCTTCAAGAAGCTAACATACAAAAGATGCTACACAAACATTGTACACAACTGAAACTTATAAATCTTAGGGCGAATTCTATTTCATCTTCTTGCCTAAATATCATTTCCTGCACAATGTGTGAACTGAGATGAAATCAGGACTACATTCCTGGCTGTACCCAAGTAGCAGCAACTTTCTCCAGGcagaaggatttattttgcATTGCAAGGGAGGTGTGTGACACCATTAACAGGGGACCAATTGGAAAATCATACCTCATATCGGGTCTTCACTACAGTCACTGGCAACATGCAAATCCCAGAAACTGCACGAGCAGTGGCACCCAGAAAGACATTCTCCAGGGCTGTGGGTGAACGGTCCACAAGAAACTTTTGCTTCATCACGTACAAAGTGCTGAAGTAAATCCCAACCCCAGGAATACATCTTGCAAAGGACTTCAGGAGAAACAGAAGCAGATGAAGAAAGAAGCTTACGTAAGACAAAATATACTACAGAACATTCCTGAGGCTGTTCAGCTTGACAGGAAGCTTTGTAGAAGACAAAAATACCACTAAAGCTAACATGCTGAGGAAAGAAGATAAGGTAGAAATCATTTATGGCACTGACAGACAAATTATTCAAATGATGCCAGGATTTAATGCATTCCTCAATGGCAGTTCTCAAGGAACAAGATATTCCAAACCAAAATGAagttcctgcagctgccacacTACATTTGTAAAAGTATTCAATTGTTCAGCTGCTCAGAATTGCCATAACCAAATCAGTGAAATTCACAACATTAACTCCTTAAAATAGGATGTAATCTAAATCATGTGGTTTCATTCATAATTATACAAGAGCTGGCTATTTAAATTCAAGCAGACATAATTAGCAATAAACAGTAAGTTTACTTATCTACTTATTTTTACAAGTCAGGGTTAAACCAGCCACTTACTGGAGAGACACctttccagagccccagaataCTCTCAGTACGAACAACCCTAAAGAGCAGTGTTACCATCCCAGCACGACCAGACCTGAAAGAAAGACAAGACAGGAACTGAAGAAATCACCTGCTTCTGCTCCTTACCAGATGTACTCCACAGCCACCCCTTTCACTCGTATCTCTGTGCATTAACTCAGCACCTCTAAGGTGCTCTTCCTCATCTCAGTCTGCTTTTCTTGGTCTCTCTTTCTAGGGCTTCTCCATCACCTTCTGCATCTCACAACTTGTAAAACCTCTTAGCATTTTTAGTTGCTCATTCCCTTTGTTAGCAGCAGCAGATTGTAGGTTGACTACACCAAGATGCCCATATGAAAAATTATCTGACAACcatacaggatttttttcaggcaGAGGATACCCCATGAAACTGCATGGCAGCCACTCCAGCAAACACCAGTCTCTCAGATAAGAACAAATATCGAGGTTACAAGTTATTCCAGTAGCATTAACAACCACAAACCTTTTTGCTCTTCTGGAGCAAAATAACAATCCTTCTCCATAATATAAAAACATAGCTCCTCTTTTAGAAAGACTGATTTCTCAAATTACAACTCTGAACTCCAGGCCCCAGCCAGCAAACAAGGCAGAAGCCCATGGCAGAGCACCTCCAGGGCCCCCAGGCAGACACATCCCCCTCCTCTCACCTATccacagcaggctgcagagTTTGCAGGCGGGTTTTCAGCAGGTCAAGGGGTTGGAAGAGCAGCGTGGAACAAGTGCCACTGATGGAGCCGCACACAAAGGCCTTTAGGACTGGATGCATCTGGAACAGGAAGAACAGAACTCTAAATAGGCATTTAATTAAGAATGGTACAAAAGGAAATACTGCAGCTGATATGTTGCATGTTATAGAATGGAAGGTGAGCTGACCCCAGATGCTAAGGACAGCTGCCTAGGCCACAAGAAGCTTTTCCAGACCTTTTCTGGGCAGATCaagttttatttgtgttttttggtccctctgctttttctggGACATTGTTCCAGAAAATCCTCGAAATTCTGTGGTTGGAAAGAGTTTTCTGAACATCAAATGTACCAGCAGCCATATAATTACCCTTTGCCACGGCAAAGGAAAGAGGTGTCCCCTTCCCCCCCCACCTGCCCGTACCTTTGCCGCAGTCCCAGCTCCGCCGGCAGCGcctccagccttccctcccGCCCTGCACACCACGGTGCCCCACACAGGCGGGGAAGGTGCCCCACACAGGCGGGGAAGGTGCCCCACACAGGTGGGGAAGGTGCCCCACACAGGCGGGGAAGGTGCCcagacccagccctgccccaaaCGCGCCCCGAGCCCCGCACGGCCTGCTCGGCTCAGGCTGCCTTCGCCATGCACAGCGGCTGCCGCTTGCCGGCACTTCTCGGGAAATAATAATAAGGCGGGAGGCACAAAGCCCACGGCAGGCTGAAGATTCCTTAGCGTTTCGGGAGTGTATTTTATCATTATAAACATATAACGGTGTTTGCTAATGGAGAACGAGTTTCTGCGCCCCCCGGCGCGGCAGAATGACGACAGATTAGAAAGCACGGACGGACGAGAAGCAGCGTGAGGCACACTCCAAGCCAGCAGTGGTTCCCCCGAGTCCGCCCGGACGCACCGTCACGGGGCCGGACCCTTCCCCGCGTTCCCCCGCTGTCCCGGAACACGCGGCAGCGTGAGGGTCGCAAGGGGCCCCCCTCAGCTCCCACCGGGGCGCTGCCCCCAGGCTCTCCTCGGCAGAGCCAGCGAGGAGGGCGCGGCGcagcggcccggcccggcgcggccgtACCTCCGTCTCCCGGCCCGGCATCCCAgcgccgcccgcagcccccgagcgcggcgggcggcggcgagGCCCAGCGCCGAGCCAGCCCCGCTCCGGAGCACCGCCCCGCCGGCGCATGCGGCTCCCGTGGCCCTTCGCCCGCCGCGGCCTGCCTCTGCCCCGGCCGCCGGGCACGGTGCCGGGCCGAGCGGCGGCCAGCAGCCCGCAGCCGGCTCCCCTCCAGCCGCCTCTGCCCCCGGATCGCGTGTTTGTCACGGCTTTTGGACGTTCTGCATAGAATCGTAGAACTTCAAGGTGTTGAAATGGATCTTTGAAGTTCATCtgtgcccagcccctctcccgCGGGGAGGGACAATTCCCGCTAGACCACATTGCTCAAGGCTCCATCCAGTGTGGCTTTGAACATTGCCGGGGTGGGGCACCGACAGCTTCTTTGGATAACATGTTCCGTTGTCTCGCCAtcctcacagaaaaaaagtcttcctAATGTCTAACCtaaatttcctctctttcaaTTTATGCCCACTACTCCcagtcctgtcactgcagttccTGATGAAGAGTCCCTCTCTGGCTTCCCCGTAGGGCGCCTCCAGAcactggaaggctgctgtgggctctccacacaatattttcttctccaggctgagcagcaccagtgctctcagcctgtcttcacagagcaggtgcTCCAAAGTCCTCTGATCAACTTTGTGGCCTCATCTGGACTTTCTCTAACAGTTTTATGGCCTGAAGTTGTGGACACCAGAACTGTACTCTATattccagctctgtgtgctgtatCCAGCAACTGAGCCCCAGCGTGCCCTGTCAGACCTGGGCAGTGGGAAGAGTCAGTTCATCACTGACGGCTTTTATGTCTTCCCTGAGTTCGCACCTCCCACTTCCCCACAAAACCAGCTTCCTATGGATCCCCTGTAGTTCAGAAACGGAGACACACACTGACACGTTCTTACCTCTATTGCTAGTGTTTCCACTTGCTCATCCGTATCCTGggcccagagcagaggaaggcTGGCTTTCCAGAGCATTGATGAAGGGAGGCACCAAAATGAAGTGTTTCAATATTAGACCTGTGCCAGCCCACAGACTGTAGctttgctgtgcctgcagagccagACACTGCTTATCAACAGCAAAACTGGAGGAACTGGGAGGAGCAAGTTATGACTTTGGCAAACTGCTTTCCTAAGAATTGCCTGCTTGCTGTGCCATGGCCAAGTAAGGAATGACAAATCCAGAACGTCATGCTCCTAGAAGGAAGAACCTGTGTGCAGCAGTAGCCATTATGCACAAACCACTTCCTCTTCTGTGCTTGCTTTGCCTCATGGCAGCCCCTGAAGAAAGGGAGAACATACTTCTCTGAGAAAAAGTAACACACAGGCTAACAAAAGCACTTCATTATGGACTCCCTTTGGCAAGCTCCTCTCTTGTTAGGTGGTTCCCTCCTTGGGTGAGTGGCTGCCTTTTATTTCATTAACTGACTTTGCCTGCTGACTCGTGGAAAAGAAGATCAGCTCGTCCCCTTCCCTCCTGGTGCTTCTTCCCCTACCTCACATCTTGCTCCACTGtgcaccagcacagggacaacATGCATCATCCCAGCCTGCATGGGAATCTCTGGTCCACTGCCTGgagctcctccttcccctccatctTCACTGGCTGTGGACTCTGCAGGGCGtttctctcacatattctcactctcTCACAGCTGCTGTTGCACAATGTTTCTGAATCACAGAGGCACTACCAATATCACCAGCTGGCTCAGCTTTGGCCGGTGGCAGGGCTGTCTTGGAGTCAGCTGGAACTGGCTGCTACCACCACAGGGACAGATTCTGGCATCTTCTCACAgaaggcagccctgcagcccccttgGTACCAAAAACTTCCCATGTAAACCCAATGCATCATGATCTGTTATCCAATTGATTCTACAAGAAAGCTGTCTGGGATATGCGTGCCATTTTGAAAAAGCCCCTTTGGCTATTTCTTTTGGCGTGTTTCTGGCTGTTCTGATGGGACTGGGTAAGTAGATTGTTTAGAGGAGGGAGCATAACTCTAGTAAGGCCGACAAACTCCTGTTATGCATTTGAAATGTTTCCATATGGAGCTGTGGATGGTGTGGCTAGATCCTCTCCCTCCGTATCTTTGGGTGGAGCAACAATTGACATTTTTGTAGTTTTCCAAAGCAAAACAGGCTGCAGCAATATTGGCCAAATGGCATGCATCCCAAGAAAGAGCTCATCCAGCATGAAACCCTGGCAGCAACAGCAGTCTCCGGGTTCTTATCTTGCTGTGGAAGCGTTTTCTTCCTTAACACAAGCCTCATGGTTTATGAGGAGGTGAAGCAGGACCACTGGTTACACACATTTCCGCTGGGATGTGCCTGAATTCTGCGGGAATGCCCAGCAGAGGGAGCCGCGTCCCTTCATGTCACTGTCCTTGTGCTCGGATAGCCCGTCATCTCTATTTAGAAGATTAAAGAGGAGAAGCACGGAACTGCCAAATTACCATTTGGCGGACACATCTTTTTCCACACTGAATAATTCCTGATGGTATTTTTTGCCACTTTAGAACCAACAGAGTTGTAAGTGCTGTTTTAAACCCATGTAAGGGAAGTGGAGATCAAGCTTCAACAGTGCCAGCAACTGCCAGTAACACTGCCTGTAACAGAagaatttgtttgtttctggaTTTAATTCCTAGTTTCGGGTATTTTAAGAATTAATACCCAGCAGAGCTTGTCTGTCATGGTTTGACTCACAAGTAAAACTTAGCCCTAATGTCACACTGCCCAGCACGGCCAAGAAAAGCCATCCACTGCCATACACGCGATAGCTGCAGATTTTCTTGGTTCCCAAAAATTTATCCCTCTGCCTTCGGAGTGATGGCAGGTGAAGGTGGACATCCAAAGGGTTTGAGAAAGACAACCGACCATTCCACATGGAGATCTCTAGCAGCACATCTATGGACTGATGCACAATGAGGTGCTGTTTGTTCAAAATTGAACAAAAAGGTGATGTGACTTGTCTGAATTTCAGTAATGGCACCAAGCTCTAGTGAGAAGCAGCAGTATTTAAGGAGATAACACACATTTCACATGTTGCCTGTTGCTCAGTAGTGCTGTTCTTTCCCGTGTATCTTGTGTTTTGGGGAAGATCAGAGACGGCTGTGGGGTGGAAGCTGTGTTGGGTCTGGATGAGGTCACAGTAGGTATGGGGTAGAGTTTGTGGGAATTCAGTTCTGTTCAGGGCTTTATTTTAGTGTTAATCTGTGAGAGCATCCTGCAGTGTGCATGTTCTGGGAGG includes these proteins:
- the SLC25A38 gene encoding mitochondrial glycine transporter isoform X1, with product MWSSGNCPSPRERGWAQMNFKDPFQHLEVLRFYAERPKAVTNTRSGGRGGWRGAGCGLLAAARPGTVPGGRGRGRPRRAKGHGSRMRRRGGAPERGWLGAGPRRRPPRSGAAGGAGMPGRETEMHPVLKAFVCGSISGTCSTLLFQPLDLLKTRLQTLQPAVDRSGRAGMVTLLFRVVRTESILGLWKGVSPSFARCIPGVGIYFSTLYVMKQKFLVDRSPTALENVFLGATARAVSGICMLPVTVVKTRYESGRFGYGSVYGALKSIYQTEGARGMFSGLTATLLRDAPFSGIYLMFYTQTKNLTPQDRLDPVLMPLLNFGCGIFAGVLASLVTQPADVIKTHMQLSPQKYHRTSQAIAFIYKDFGLVGFFRGSVPRVLRRTLMAAMAWTVYEQMMEKMGLKS
- the SLC25A38 gene encoding mitochondrial glycine transporter isoform X2, translated to MFIMIKYTPETLRNLQPAVGFVPPALLLFPEKCRQAAAAVHGEGSLSRAGRAGLGARLGQGWVWAPSPPVWGTFPTCVGHLPRLCGAPSPPVWGTVVCRAGGKAGGAAGGAGTAAKMHPVLKAFVCGSISGTCSTLLFQPLDLLKTRLQTLQPAVDRSGRAGMVTLLFRVVRTESILGLWKGVSPSFARCIPGVGIYFSTLYVMKQKFLVDRSPTALENVFLGATARAVSGICMLPVTVVKTRYESGRFGYGSVYGALKSIYQTEGARGMFSGLTATLLRDAPFSGIYLMFYTQTKNLTPQDRLDPVLMPLLNFGCGIFAGVLASLVTQPADVIKTHMQLSPQKYHRTSQAIAFIYKDFGLVGFFRGSVPRVLRRTLMAAMAWTVYEQMMEKMGLKS
- the SLC25A38 gene encoding mitochondrial glycine transporter isoform X3 gives rise to the protein MLWKASLPLLWAQDTDEQVETLAIEMHPVLKAFVCGSISGTCSTLLFQPLDLLKTRLQTLQPAVDRSGRAGMVTLLFRVVRTESILGLWKGVSPSFARCIPGVGIYFSTLYVMKQKFLVDRSPTALENVFLGATARAVSGICMLPVTVVKTRYESGRFGYGSVYGALKSIYQTEGARGMFSGLTATLLRDAPFSGIYLMFYTQTKNLTPQDRLDPVLMPLLNFGCGIFAGVLASLVTQPADVIKTHMQLSPQKYHRTSQAIAFIYKDFGLVGFFRGSVPRVLRRTLMAAMAWTVYEQMMEKMGLKS